Proteins encoded in a region of the Tripterygium wilfordii isolate XIE 37 chromosome 21, ASM1340144v1, whole genome shotgun sequence genome:
- the LOC119988167 gene encoding cysteine-rich receptor-like protein kinase 8, whose product MIFFQRTFPNRQEVAVKRLSKGSSQGEVEFRNEVLLLAKLQHRNLVRLLGFCYEREARLLIYEFLPKSSLNNFLFDHNQHAQLSWGSRFNIIRGIVRGLIYLHEESQLRIIHRDLKPSNILLDATMNAKISDFGLARLFATDQTHDETSKVAGTRGYLAPEYLLKKTFSAKSDVYSFGVIVLEVVSGQKNSRFHVGDDDDGDLTTYAWQSWNQGTALNLIDPILRGEPTSEIMRCIHIGLLCVQEDKASRPTMALVGDMLTNSSTTLPRPSKPAFFMQSTVNRDPPSSVNHNLESIHSNQSNAKPDHSSRNEVSITELDPR is encoded by the exons ATGATTTTCTTCCAGCGTACATTTCCGAACAGACAAGAAGTAGCCGTTAAGAGATTGTCAAAGGGATCTTCACAAGGAGAAGTAGAATTTAGGAATGAGGTCTTGTTACTAGCCAAGCTTCAGCATAGGAATTTGGTTAGGCTCTTGGGTTTCTGCTATGAACGCGAAGCAAGGCTTCTCATTTATGAGTTTTTGCCTAAATCAAGCCTCAACAACTTCTTATTTG ATCACAATCAGCATGCACAATTGAGTTGGGGAAGTCGATTCAATATTATACGGGGCATAGTTCGAGGACTGATTTACCTTCACGAAGAATCTCAACTTCGGATAATTCATCGCGATCTCAAGCCTAGTAACATTTTGTTAGATGCAACAATGAATGCGAAAATTTCAGATTTTGGCTTGGCGAGGTTGTTTGCAACCGATCAAACACACGATGAGACGAGCAAAGTCGCCGGTACACG GGGATATTTGGCTCCAGAGTATCTTCTAAAAAAGACTTTCTCAGCAAAATCAGATGTCTATAGCTTTGGTGTGATTGTATTGGAAGTTGTGAGTGGCCAAAAGAACAGTCGTTTCCATGTtggggatgatgatgatggggacCTTACAACTTAT GCATGGCAAAGCTGGAATCAGGGGACAGCTTTGAATCTTATTGATCCCATATTACGTGGTGAACCAACAAGTGAAATTATGCGATGCATCCACATAGGACTACTATGTGTTCAAGAAGATAAAGCTAGTAGACCAACCATGGCTTTAGTTGGTGACATGCTTACGAACTCCTCTACGACTCTCCCACGGCCTTCTAAACCTGCCTTCTTTATGCAAAGTACAGTAAACCGAGACCCACCTTCATCAGTGAATCATAATTTAGAGTCAATTCATTCGAATCAATCCAATGCCAAGCCTGATCATTCATCAAGAAACGAGGTCTCAATCACTGAGCTAGATCCCCGGTAG
- the LOC119988166 gene encoding putative receptor-like protein kinase At4g00960 isoform X1: protein MAFSGPMFFLACFVFILNIVHPAVAQTEPLLYSDCLDKGNYTTNSIYHTNLNTLLTSMYTDNEIDYGFYNFSYGEDSDKVYSIALCRPDITSDVCRECIRNASEALPRNCSNYMEAVGGYNLCLLRYANRNIFHLMEGGPYFFVHSMFNVSDFTGFNTSVYTLLYRLRDEAATRNSQKKAAVGEEPGPDLQPIYGLVQCTPDLSEEECKYCLTNASALIPTCCTERQGGRVIFPSCNFRYETNRFYNDIVDAPSPPPKGNGSKTLIIIVISVVVSVVLVIVMIFIYLKRVQKQRTKISTMDEIITVESLQYDFSFIRAATDNFSDKLGEGGFGPVYKGTFPNGQEVAVKRLSKESSQGEVEFKNEVLLLAKLQHRNLVRLLGFCYEREERLLIYEFVPNSSLSNFLSDNTKRALLNWGSRYNIIYGIVRGLNYLHEESQHRIIHRDLKASNILLDAAMNAKISDFGTARLFASDQTQADTSKVVGTYGYMAPEYVANGHFSAKSDVYSFGVIVLEVVSGQKNRSFHVGEDVADLRTYAWQNWNQGTALNLIDPALRGGPSDMIMKCIHIGLLCVQEDEASRPTMASVGAMLISSSASLPQPSKPAFFMESTGIRDTSSSLEQNSESTESDQSNATNGHSSRNEASITEPYPR from the exons ATGGCTTTTTCAGGACcaatgtttttccttgcttgcTTTGTTTTCATTCTAAATATTGTTCATCCTGCAGTTGCTCAGACAGAACCCCTGCTGTACAGTGATTGCCTAGACAAGGGGAATTACACCACAAACAGCATCTATCACACCAACCTCAATACCCTCCTCACCTCTATGTACACCGACAATGAAATTGACTATGGCTTCTACAACTTTTCATATGGAGAAGACTCCGATAAGGTTTATTCAATTGCACTTTGCAGACCAGATATAACTTCGGATGTTTGTCGCGAATGCATAAGAAATGCTAGTGAAGCCCTCCCAAGAAACTGTTCCAACTACATGGAGGCAGTCGGAGGTTATAATTTATGTCTATTACGATATGCAAACCgcaacatttttcacctcatgGAAGGAGGACCTTACTTTTTCGTCCATAGTATGTTTAATGTCTCGGATTTTACTGGGTTCAATACGTCAGTGTATACCTTGTTGTATAGGCTCCGGGATGAAGCTGCAAcaagaaattctcaaaaaaaggCTGCCGTGGGAGAAGAACCAGGGCCGGACCTTCAACCAATATATGGTCTTGTGCAATGTACTCCTGATTTATCAGAGGAAGAATGCAAATATTGTTTAACTAATGCTTCTGCACTAATCCCAACCTGTTGTACTGAAAGACAAGGAGGAAGAGTGATTTTCCCAAGTTGTAATTTTAGATATGAGACAAATCGTTTCTATAATGACATTGTTGATGCACCTTCACCACCTCCTAAAG GGAATGGAAGCAAGACTCTAATTATTATCGTTATTTCAGTTGTGGTTTCTGTGGTATTGGTTATTGTCATGATCTTCATCTACTTAAAAAGAGTAcagaaacaaagaacaaaaatctCAA CAATGGATGAAATCATAACTGTGGAATCCTTGCAATACGACTTCAGCTTCATTAGAGCTGCGACAGATAACTTCTCTGATAAGCTTGGAGAAGGGGGTTTTGGACCTGTATACAAG GGTACGTTTCCGAACGGACAAGAAGTAGCCGTTAAGAGATTGTCAAAGGAATCTTCACAAGGAGAAGTAGAATTTAAGAATGAGGTCTTGTTACTAGCCAAGCTTCAGCATAGGAATTTGGTTAGGCTCTTGGGCTTCTGCTATGAACGCGAAGAAAGGCTTCTCATTTATGAGTTCGTGCCTAACTCAAGTCTCAGCAACTTCTTATCTG ATAACACTAAGCGTGCACTATTGAATTGGGGAAGTCGATACAATATTATCTATGGCATAGTTCGAGGACTGAATTACTTGCACGAAGAATCTCAACATCGGATAATTCATCGCGATCTCAAGGCTAGTAACATTCTGTTAGATGCAGCAATGAATGCGAAAATTTCAGATTTTGGAACAGCGAGGTTGTTTGCAAGTGATCAAACACAAGCTGACACGAGCAAAGTCGTCGGTACATA TGGATATATGGCTCCAGAGTATGTTGCAAACGGGCACTTCTCAGCAAAATCAGATGTCTATAGCTTTGGTGTGATAGTATTGGAAGTTGTGAGCGGCCAAAAGAACAGGTCTTTCCATGTCGGGGAGGATGTTGCAGACCTTAGAACTTAT GCATGGCAAAACTGGAATCAGGGGACAGCTTTGAATCTGATTGATCCTGCATTACGTGGTGGACCAAGTGATATGATCATGAAATGCATCCACATAGGACTACTATGTGTTCAAGAAGATGAAGCTAGCAGACCAACCATGGCTTCAGTTGGTGCCATGCTTATCAGCTCCTCTGCGAGTCTCCCACAGCCTTCTAAACCTGCTTTCTTTATGGAAAGTACAGGAATCCGAGACACATCTTCATCATTGGAGCAGAATTCAGAGTCAACTGAGTCGGATCAATCAAACGCCACAAATGGTCATTCATCAAGAAACGAGGCCTCAATCACTGAGCCATATCCCCGATAG
- the LOC119988166 gene encoding cysteine-rich receptor-like protein kinase 8 isoform X2, producing MIFIYLKRVQKQRTKIPTMDEIITVESLQYDFSFIRAATDNFSDKLGEGGFGPVYKGTFPNGQEVAVKRLSKESSQGEVEFKNEVLLLAKLQHRNLVRLLGFCYEREERLLIYEFVPNSSLSNFLSDNTKRALLNWGSRYNIIYGIVRGLNYLHEESQHRIIHRDLKASNILLDAAMNAKISDFGTARLFASDQTQADTSKVVGTYGYMAPEYVANGHFSAKSDVYSFGVIVLEVVSGQKNRSFHVGEDVADLRTYAWQNWNQGTALNLIDPALRGGPSDMIMKCIHIGLLCVQEDEASRPTMASVGAMLISSSASLPQPSKPAFFMESTGIRDTSSSLEQNSESTESDQSNATNGHSSRNEASITEPYPR from the exons CAATGGATGAAATCATAACTGTGGAATCCTTGCAATACGACTTCAGCTTCATTAGAGCTGCGACAGATAACTTCTCTGATAAGCTTGGAGAAGGGGGTTTTGGACCTGTATACAAG GGTACGTTTCCGAACGGACAAGAAGTAGCCGTTAAGAGATTGTCAAAGGAATCTTCACAAGGAGAAGTAGAATTTAAGAATGAGGTCTTGTTACTAGCCAAGCTTCAGCATAGGAATTTGGTTAGGCTCTTGGGCTTCTGCTATGAACGCGAAGAAAGGCTTCTCATTTATGAGTTCGTGCCTAACTCAAGTCTCAGCAACTTCTTATCTG ATAACACTAAGCGTGCACTATTGAATTGGGGAAGTCGATACAATATTATCTATGGCATAGTTCGAGGACTGAATTACTTGCACGAAGAATCTCAACATCGGATAATTCATCGCGATCTCAAGGCTAGTAACATTCTGTTAGATGCAGCAATGAATGCGAAAATTTCAGATTTTGGAACAGCGAGGTTGTTTGCAAGTGATCAAACACAAGCTGACACGAGCAAAGTCGTCGGTACATA TGGATATATGGCTCCAGAGTATGTTGCAAACGGGCACTTCTCAGCAAAATCAGATGTCTATAGCTTTGGTGTGATAGTATTGGAAGTTGTGAGCGGCCAAAAGAACAGGTCTTTCCATGTCGGGGAGGATGTTGCAGACCTTAGAACTTAT GCATGGCAAAACTGGAATCAGGGGACAGCTTTGAATCTGATTGATCCTGCATTACGTGGTGGACCAAGTGATATGATCATGAAATGCATCCACATAGGACTACTATGTGTTCAAGAAGATGAAGCTAGCAGACCAACCATGGCTTCAGTTGGTGCCATGCTTATCAGCTCCTCTGCGAGTCTCCCACAGCCTTCTAAACCTGCTTTCTTTATGGAAAGTACAGGAATCCGAGACACATCTTCATCATTGGAGCAGAATTCAGAGTCAACTGAGTCGGATCAATCAAACGCCACAAATGGTCATTCATCAAGAAACGAGGCCTCAATCACTGAGCCATATCCCCGATAG
- the LOC119988166 gene encoding cysteine-rich receptor-like protein kinase 8 isoform X3 codes for MIFIYLKRVQKQRTKIPMDEIITVESLQYDFSFIRAATDNFSDKLGEGGFGPVYKGTFPNGQEVAVKRLSKESSQGEVEFKNEVLLLAKLQHRNLVRLLGFCYEREERLLIYEFVPNSSLSNFLSDNTKRALLNWGSRYNIIYGIVRGLNYLHEESQHRIIHRDLKASNILLDAAMNAKISDFGTARLFASDQTQADTSKVVGTYGYMAPEYVANGHFSAKSDVYSFGVIVLEVVSGQKNRSFHVGEDVADLRTYAWQNWNQGTALNLIDPALRGGPSDMIMKCIHIGLLCVQEDEASRPTMASVGAMLISSSASLPQPSKPAFFMESTGIRDTSSSLEQNSESTESDQSNATNGHSSRNEASITEPYPR; via the exons TGGATGAAATCATAACTGTGGAATCCTTGCAATACGACTTCAGCTTCATTAGAGCTGCGACAGATAACTTCTCTGATAAGCTTGGAGAAGGGGGTTTTGGACCTGTATACAAG GGTACGTTTCCGAACGGACAAGAAGTAGCCGTTAAGAGATTGTCAAAGGAATCTTCACAAGGAGAAGTAGAATTTAAGAATGAGGTCTTGTTACTAGCCAAGCTTCAGCATAGGAATTTGGTTAGGCTCTTGGGCTTCTGCTATGAACGCGAAGAAAGGCTTCTCATTTATGAGTTCGTGCCTAACTCAAGTCTCAGCAACTTCTTATCTG ATAACACTAAGCGTGCACTATTGAATTGGGGAAGTCGATACAATATTATCTATGGCATAGTTCGAGGACTGAATTACTTGCACGAAGAATCTCAACATCGGATAATTCATCGCGATCTCAAGGCTAGTAACATTCTGTTAGATGCAGCAATGAATGCGAAAATTTCAGATTTTGGAACAGCGAGGTTGTTTGCAAGTGATCAAACACAAGCTGACACGAGCAAAGTCGTCGGTACATA TGGATATATGGCTCCAGAGTATGTTGCAAACGGGCACTTCTCAGCAAAATCAGATGTCTATAGCTTTGGTGTGATAGTATTGGAAGTTGTGAGCGGCCAAAAGAACAGGTCTTTCCATGTCGGGGAGGATGTTGCAGACCTTAGAACTTAT GCATGGCAAAACTGGAATCAGGGGACAGCTTTGAATCTGATTGATCCTGCATTACGTGGTGGACCAAGTGATATGATCATGAAATGCATCCACATAGGACTACTATGTGTTCAAGAAGATGAAGCTAGCAGACCAACCATGGCTTCAGTTGGTGCCATGCTTATCAGCTCCTCTGCGAGTCTCCCACAGCCTTCTAAACCTGCTTTCTTTATGGAAAGTACAGGAATCCGAGACACATCTTCATCATTGGAGCAGAATTCAGAGTCAACTGAGTCGGATCAATCAAACGCCACAAATGGTCATTCATCAAGAAACGAGGCCTCAATCACTGAGCCATATCCCCGATAG
- the LOC119989569 gene encoding F-box protein CPR1-like, giving the protein MSTNLPVELIEKILRRLPPKSLFRFKSVSKSCRDLIQSPDFVNSHLKRSPQRILVLNNFDDKKIKKIHFFDRALENFVRYELGNYSFIHFVGSCNGLVCLFDVQYNIVICNVATREHLMIPYPSNLDDRIGYGFGYDTMGYDYKVVLIERFCDSEIEILMSISMVYSLKQNKWTRSVHDLYSCVHRQGVFVNGFMHWAIYSKPKRGIVAFDLQSERFCGQVPLPDLTRCVMDVGVLRGCLLMTEKKSYAVCLSDELGVWMMKDYMIKDSWTKLYSVNHVLVPCAMSSDDIPLIPLSSGCLFWQRYQMEKKGKIQTVGCWVQLADSVVYGESVIQISAYAGLPGTRGEPTIEVRGAGSSSNEQSM; this is encoded by the coding sequence ATGTCGACGAATCTACCTGTTGAGTTGATCGAGAAAATCTTACGTCGATTGCCGCCGAAGTCTCTCTTTCGCTTCAAGAGCGTGTCAAAATCGTGTCGGGACCTGATTCAGAGCCCTGATTTCGTCAATTCTCATCTCAAACGATCACCCCAAAGAATTCTGGTTCTCAATAACTTTGatgataaaaagattaaaaagatCCACTTCTTCGATAGAGCCCTGGAAAATTTTGTCCGGTATGAACTTGGAAATTACTCTTTCATCCATTTCGTTGGTTCTTGTAATGGTCTCGTTTGCTTGTTTGATGTCCAATATAATATTGTGATATGCAATGTGGCTACCAGAGAGCATCTGATGATACCCTATCCGAGTAATTTAGATGATAGGATAGGGTACGGTTTTGGGTATGATACTATGGGGTATGATTATAAAGTGGTGTTGATTGAGAGGTTTTGTGATTCAGAAATTGAAATTCTTATGTCTATATCAATGGTATATAGTCTGAAGCAGAACAAATGGACAAGGAGTGTACATGATCTATACTCATGTGTGCATCGCCAGGGTGTGTTTGTCAATGGATTTATGCATTGGGCTATCTACTCTAAGCCGAAACGAGGCATTGTTGCTTTTGATCTTCAATCTGAACGATTTTGTGGTCAAGTACCCCTGCCTGATCTCACTAGGTGTGTCATGGATGTTGGTGTCTTGAGAGGATGCCTTTTGATGACCGAGAAAAAGTCGTATGCGGTTTGCTTATCCGATGAATTAGGAGTGTGGATGATGAAAGATTATATGATAAAAGATTCTTGGACCAAACTCTACTCAGTAAACCATGTTTTAGTTCCCTGTGCGATGAGTAGTGATGATATTCCCCTTATTCCATTATCTAGTGGATGCCTCTTTTGGCAGAGATATCAAATGGAGAAAAAAGGCAAGATACAAACTGTTGGTTGTTGGGTGCAGCTCGCGGATTCAGTAGTTTATGGAGAAAGTGTCATTCAAATTAGTGCTTATGCCGGGCTACCAGGAACAAGAGGCGAGCCTACAATAGAAGTGAGGGGAGCGGGAAGTTCGTCGAATGAACAGAGTATGTGA